A window of the Acidimicrobiales bacterium genome harbors these coding sequences:
- a CDS encoding NAD(P)-dependent oxidoreductase, with translation MTAQRALVIGASGFTGSRVLRQAPEGWTVYGMVRSAAAATAVSNAEGTPVEGDLDQPESVAAALQSVKPAIVIVTASLGFGHAPSLVETLESYGPDRVVFTSTTGIFTKLNPASKAVRLAAEETIEESNLSWITLRPTMIYGRPGDRNMERLLRYLARVPVLPAPNGGNNLQQPVHVDDLADALWSAGVSTHLASQAVNVPGPDALHFREIVEGAAHAVGRRGQVVPVPVGPVRQIMRLRERVDIGPNIKVEQIDRLVEDKAFDVQPASELLDHRPRSFVAGIEDEAALLGLVA, from the coding sequence ATGACGGCGCAGCGTGCGCTCGTCATCGGCGCCAGCGGCTTCACCGGATCGCGTGTGCTTCGACAGGCGCCCGAGGGCTGGACAGTCTACGGGATGGTCCGCTCGGCGGCCGCAGCAACGGCGGTGTCGAACGCTGAGGGAACGCCCGTCGAGGGCGACCTCGACCAGCCCGAGTCGGTGGCCGCCGCACTCCAGTCGGTGAAGCCAGCGATCGTGATCGTGACGGCGTCTCTCGGTTTCGGTCATGCCCCTTCGCTCGTGGAGACGCTCGAGTCCTACGGTCCCGACCGTGTGGTCTTCACGTCCACGACCGGGATCTTCACCAAGCTCAACCCGGCGTCGAAGGCCGTGAGGCTCGCCGCTGAGGAGACGATCGAGGAATCAAACCTGAGCTGGATAACGCTTCGCCCGACCATGATCTACGGGCGGCCGGGAGATCGGAACATGGAACGACTCCTCCGATACCTTGCCAGGGTGCCCGTCTTGCCCGCGCCCAACGGCGGCAACAATCTGCAGCAGCCGGTCCATGTCGATGACCTGGCCGACGCACTCTGGTCGGCAGGCGTGTCGACCCATCTTGCGTCTCAGGCAGTCAACGTCCCTGGTCCCGACGCTCTCCATTTTCGTGAGATCGTCGAGGGCGCTGCACACGCCGTCGGCCGCCGGGGCCAAGTCGTTCCGGTCCCGGTTGGGCCGGTCCGCCAGATCATGCGATTGCGCGAGAGGGTCGACATCGGCCCGAACATCAAGGTCGAGCAGATCGATCGACTCGTGGAAGACAAGGCCTTCGACGTGCAGCCTGCATCCGAGCTTCTTGATCACCGTCCGCGCTCGTTCGTTGCGGGGATCGAAGACGAAGCCGCACTCTTGGGACTTGTGGCATGA
- a CDS encoding glycosyltransferase family 4 protein, with translation MKILLVCHYFAPEIGAPQARLSEMAKVWAGDGHDVEVLTGMPNHPTGVIHDGYRNRRFMREAKDGYRIIRTWLYATPNEGIARKTLGHLSFMVTGVLQAWRAVIKPDVVVVSSPTFFSILTAWIHSRRFRAPLVVEVRDLWPGIFVELGVLTNKQIIWLLERLELAAYRAASAVVVVTEGFKEDLVRRGVPANKVHVITNGVDTDRFTPGPAVPEVRARLGAAEDDTLALYIGAHGISQGLHSVIEAAGLVDEKVKIAFVGEGADKKRLQQLAAQSGSGNLSFHDGVDRDEVPDLIRSADILLVPLRDIPLFETFIPSKMFEFLAAEKAVIGSVAGEAAAILERAGAMVIQPEDASALTSALNDLAAAPERRAAMAAAGREFVHENYDRTELARRYEGVLAGTMEER, from the coding sequence ATGAAGATTCTCCTGGTTTGCCACTACTTCGCTCCAGAGATCGGGGCTCCACAGGCGCGCCTGTCCGAGATGGCCAAGGTCTGGGCCGGTGACGGCCACGACGTCGAAGTCCTCACCGGCATGCCCAATCACCCGACCGGTGTGATCCACGACGGCTATCGCAACCGGCGCTTCATGCGAGAAGCCAAGGATGGGTATCGCATCATCCGGACATGGCTGTACGCCACACCCAATGAGGGCATTGCTCGCAAGACACTCGGGCACCTCTCCTTCATGGTGACTGGCGTGCTGCAGGCGTGGCGTGCCGTCATAAAGCCTGATGTCGTCGTGGTCTCCTCGCCGACGTTCTTCTCGATCCTGACGGCATGGATCCACTCCCGTCGCTTCCGAGCGCCACTCGTGGTCGAGGTAAGAGATCTCTGGCCCGGCATCTTCGTCGAACTCGGGGTACTGACCAACAAGCAGATCATCTGGCTGCTCGAGCGCCTCGAGCTTGCCGCCTACCGAGCAGCAAGCGCAGTCGTCGTCGTCACCGAGGGCTTCAAGGAGGACCTCGTTCGGCGCGGAGTCCCAGCCAATAAGGTCCACGTGATCACCAATGGTGTCGATACCGATCGATTCACTCCAGGCCCGGCCGTGCCGGAGGTTCGGGCCCGGCTTGGCGCAGCCGAAGACGACACGCTTGCTCTCTACATCGGTGCTCACGGGATTTCGCAAGGGCTGCACTCCGTGATCGAAGCAGCCGGACTCGTCGATGAGAAGGTCAAGATCGCCTTTGTTGGCGAAGGTGCCGACAAGAAGCGTCTGCAGCAGCTCGCGGCCCAATCGGGGAGCGGCAACCTCTCGTTTCATGACGGAGTGGATCGTGATGAAGTCCCCGACCTGATTCGATCCGCCGACATCCTGTTGGTGCCATTGCGAGATATCCCGCTGTTCGAGACCTTCATCCCTTCGAAGATGTTCGAGTTCCTGGCTGCGGAGAAGGCAGTGATCGGGTCGGTCGCCGGTGAAGCAGCAGCGATTCTCGAACGGGCCGGAGCGATGGTGATCCAGCCCGAGGACGCCTCGGCACTCACAAGCGCGCTCAACGACCTCGCCGCTGCGCCAGAGCGCCGTGCGGCCATGGCCGCTGCCGGACGTGAGTTCGTTCACGAGAACTACGACCGCACAGAGCTGGCTCGGCGTTATGAGGGCGTGCTGGCAGGAACGATGGAGGAACGATGA